CCCCAAGCCGCACCACCGGTGATGTAGGGCAGGAACTTGTCGAAGGCGTAGCCGAGACGGGCGCGGACGGTGCCGAAGTAGTCGAGCGAGCCGTTGATCGTCTGGCCGGCGAGCGGGCCGTTCACGGCGACGCCGGAGCTGCCGATGCCGGTCCAGTCGATGTCAGCTTCGATGCCGACCACGACGTTGTTGGCGAACTGGTAGTTGTAGCCGATCTGGCCACCGCCCAGCCAGTCGTCCTGACCGCCGACGGAGTAGCTGTAGGGCAGGCCCGTGCGGGTGTTGCCGTGGAAGTCCGTGGAGCCCCAGGCGTAACCGACGTTGGCGCCGATGTAGAAGCCGGTCCAGGAGAACACGGGCACGACCGGCGCAATGGCCTTGACGGGGTACTTGGTGGCGAGGTCAGCCGCAGAGGCGGCGCCGCAGCCGAGGAGAGCCAGGGCCGACACCCCGGCGAGAGCGCGCTTCAACATGGGAACACCTTTTGTGTTTTTCGACGAAGAACCAGTGAGGCGGACCATACATCGGGTTCGCCGCCCCGTCTGTCACCCTAGCGCAACACCTCCTTTTGAAAGCACGGCAAAATTGCGGCAGGGGTTCCAGATCGCGACACAATTGCAGCCGACGCCACGAAAAAAGCCTTCTGTTTTCAAGATTTCCGCGGCGTCGACTGACGTTAAGAGACTAGAAACGATAGTTCACACCTGCGCGAAGAACGCTTGTGTCATAGCTCACGTTGGTGGGGCCGACCCAGGTGCCATAGGTCGAGTTGCCTAGATCGACGTACATATATTCTGCACGCGCGCTCCAATTGCGGTCGATTGCATATTCCGCACCGGCACCCAGAGCCCAGCCGTAGGAGGTCTGGCTGTTGCTGAGACCGAACACCTGGTAGGAGCCCTTGCCATAGGCGAAGCCGGCGGTGCCGTAGATGAGGACGCGGTCGAAGGCGAAGCCCGCGCGGGCCCGCACCGTGCCGATATAGTCTTGGCTGTAATTGCCGTCGTTCATGCCGGCCCAGTCGAAGTCGGTCTCGAGACCGAGCACGATGGGCGATCCGGCCATCTGAAGATTGTAGCCGGCCTGCAGGCCGCCCAGGAATCCCTTCGGGGAATCGGCGCCCGCCGAGCCCCAGCCGTAGCCGATGTTTCCGCCGACGTAGAATCCGGTCCAGGAGGCAGGCGCGGCCGCCGCCGGTGCATAGCCATAGCTGTTGCCGTAGCTGAGATCGGCTGCCGCCACGGGGCTCGCCGCCAGCGTCGCGGCCAAGGCCGCGATGATGCGGGTCTTCATGGAACTCTCCTCATTGCGGACGGGAGGGGGTCGTCCCGCCTTGCAGCGAGTAAGGCTTCCAAAGGCAAAGGAAGTGTCGCCGCTCCGCTTCGGCCTGCGAAGCTGGTGAAGAGAGTCTTAAGCGGCCGCGCCGCCGTTGCCTGCCAGCGAGTCGGCGAGCGCGGCGGTGCGCGCCTCGACGATCATGTCCACCCTCTGGGCCAGCGCCGGGTGGCGCTCCAGCAGGCGCTCCATGGCGGTCACCGGCACTTCCAGCAGATGAACCTCGCTCTCCGCGAGAACCTCCACGGACGAGGGCGTGCCGCGGAAGGCATCACGGGTGGCATAGAGCGCGCCATCCGCGAGGCGCTCCACCACCCCGCCGGCCGGCAGGCTCACCCGCGCCGCGCCGGACAGCAGCACCAGGAAATAGGGGGCCGCCTCCCCCGCCCGCAGGATGATCTCGCCCGCCGCATAGAGGCGCAGGCGCGCGTCCACCGCCACGACACGCAGGTCGTCGCTCACCGCACCGAAAGCGCCGGTGCCGGCGAGCGCCGCAAGACGGGTCTGCGGGGTGTCGGTGCCATAAAGCTCTTCCGCGCTCACGCCCTCGGCCACGGAGACGCCGTGGCGCTGGCCGACGTACCAGAGCCGGTGCAGGAAGGCGTCGCGCGCCTTCACCACCTGGCTGGCATCGGCCACCGGGAAGGACACGCCATAGACGATGGCCGTGCCGCCCAGTTGCTTGACGCGGCAGGCAACGGCATTGGCGTCGAGCAATTGCGGCACGTCCCGTGCCGCCTCCAGCAGGAGGGCCTTGGCTTCCGCCGGCGCGGTGCCGGGCGGCAGGGACACGTCGGTTGCGACCGACACCGACTGCCGGGCGCGGGTGATGCGAAGCGAAGCGCTGGACATGTTGGCGCTCGGCACCACGATGCGCTCCCCGGAGAGGGTCTCCACCGTGATGGCCCGCCAGTCGATCTGCACCACCTTGGCCGGCGTGCCGTCGATCTGCAGCCAATCGCCGAGATTGAAGTGGCGGCCGGAGAAGACGATCACGCCCGCCACGAGCCCGCCGATGACGTTCTGAAGCGCGAGGCCCAGCACCACCGAGCCGATGCCGAGCGCCCCGAGCAGGCTGCCGAGGTCCACGTCCCAGATGGTGGACACGATGATGGCCGCGCCGATGGCCACCACCGCGGACGAGCCGAGCTCATAGAACAGGCGCGGTGCCGGCAGGCGCCCCACGGTCTCGCTGAAGGCGATGATGAGGCTCTGGAGGATGGTGAAGACGGCGTGCAGCAGCAGGATGCCCACCGCCGTGTCCACGATCTTCACCGTCAGGCCCTCGGGCGGCAAGTGCAGCAGTTCGTGGACGATGATCCAGACGGCGCCTGCCGGCACCACGATCATCTGCAGTGCCTTGATC
The Azorhizobium caulinodans ORS 571 genome window above contains:
- a CDS encoding outer membrane protein, whose product is MLKRALAGVSALALLGCGAASAADLATKYPVKAIAPVVPVFSWTGFYIGANVGYAWGSTDFHGNTRTGLPYSYSVGGQDDWLGGGQIGYNYQFANNVVVGIEADIDWTGIGSSGVAVNGPLAGQTINGSLDYFGTVRARLGYAFDKFLPYITGGAAWGHVDYGNIYGVGTSSTNWGWTIGAGFEYAVTNNITAGLEYLYVDLGGNNYLFPNLTSLDTSFNMSVLRARVNYKF
- a CDS encoding outer membrane protein, with product MKTRIIAALAATLAASPVAAADLSYGNSYGYAPAAAAPASWTGFYVGGNIGYGWGSAGADSPKGFLGGLQAGYNLQMAGSPIVLGLETDFDWAGMNDGNYSQDYIGTVRARAGFAFDRVLIYGTAGFAYGKGSYQVFGLSNSQTSYGWALGAGAEYAIDRNWSARAEYMYVDLGNSTYGTWVGPTNVSYDTSVLRAGVNYRF
- a CDS encoding mechanosensitive ion channel family protein; this translates as MLSAQIAQEVPWTILIVLGFPLLTVLLIELTRRFAGPDSAARRPIKALQMIVVPAGAVWIIVHELLHLPPEGLTVKIVDTAVGILLLHAVFTILQSLIIAFSETVGRLPAPRLFYELGSSAVVAIGAAIIVSTIWDVDLGSLLGALGIGSVVLGLALQNVIGGLVAGVIVFSGRHFNLGDWLQIDGTPAKVVQIDWRAITVETLSGERIVVPSANMSSASLRITRARQSVSVATDVSLPPGTAPAEAKALLLEAARDVPQLLDANAVACRVKQLGGTAIVYGVSFPVADASQVVKARDAFLHRLWYVGQRHGVSVAEGVSAEELYGTDTPQTRLAALAGTGAFGAVSDDLRVVAVDARLRLYAAGEIILRAGEAAPYFLVLLSGAARVSLPAGGVVERLADGALYATRDAFRGTPSSVEVLAESEVHLLEVPVTAMERLLERHPALAQRVDMIVEARTAALADSLAGNGGAAA